The Thermocladium sp. ECH_B sequence TCACTTGCAGTCTGGTGGGGGNAGAGCCACCCATGTGTTGAATATTGATAACTAGCTCCCGTCTACCAAGTAATTTATTGACTTTCTCGCCGACTATGGCAAGTTCTCCACCGCTTTCTGTTGATTGTTGAGACATCTAACCAAAGCCTTTTATCAGGTAATTTTAATTTTTTGCCTATGACACGCATCGATGCCGCCAGCGCTTGATAAGGCTATGGCAACAGCATCCAATTCATCGGACTCAAGGGATGGATACCTATCCCTAAGCCAATCCCGCTTCCCCGCTGCTTCCGCTTCATTAACCAGAGTAACAGAGTCAAAGACGCCGCATGCATTTACCTCTCTCACAAAGCTTCTCCCCAATGCATTATTGCCTATTGCTAGTGATCCTCTAAGCTCCTTAAGCATGGAGACCGCCCTCCTCGGAGTCAGCGTTGCATGCATGAGCAATTCATTGCCGCTCATAAGCACTATGCCGAACCTCTTGCTTCCAGCGTCTGCCCCCACCATTAAATCATTGGTCTCGCCAGCCATGAATCTAGCCAACTTACGCGTAACGTCATTATCTATCCTGTACGCATTACAGTTCGAATCAATATAATAATCAAGAAGCATTAAATCACCGCAACCGCAATTATTAGGGTCATCAATGTACTCAATGCTTACAATGGTGTCGCTGGTTAATTCCAGTAATTCTTCATAGATCGCCCTCCTCCCCGCATACGTTATCCTCACGCTAATGCCTCTCCCCGTCTAAGTTTTAAGCGCTTCGCATCCCTAAAATTGCGATGCTTCGCCCTTTAGGGCTGAAATGGCTTGAAATTATGTTTGCTTCTATTGCTAATCCCGATACTGACCTCCTCCCCGCCCTAAAGGACGATACTTGTCGTTCGTTTTATCAGCAGCCGCAATTAACCGGATTGCTTGGCTTTATTAATTCCCTAATCAATATTGTGGCATACATTCCGCGCCTCAGCAGGAAGCTGAGTTTAATAGGATTAAATTCAATATTTTCTATTCGAGGCGCTGCATCTAGGATTCTCCATCCACCGCTTGCCGACGCCTCCGGAATAGCCTTTAACTTAAAGGATCTGGGGCTTACTCCCTCCTCGTGGAGAATATCATTCTCCCATTCTCTTAATGCGGCCTCGTTAGTCTTGTATCCAATCAATGCACCGGCAACCGCTGCCCTATTCCTCGCTATTAATGAATTAATTCTATCCTTAATTGTGCTGGTAACTATCATTCTATGAATGGTTGGCAAGCCCTTCTCATCAAGCAGCAAAACGCTGTCTCCCTCAATGGCTGAATTTATCGGTAGTTCCCTCCTTATCCTCTCGCTGAGCGATTTATTGAATAAGTAGGATTGGTAGGACTCAACATATAGCCGCAGCAACTCAAGGGGTAATCTCCTCAATGCGCCAATGAAGTCGCCTGGGTGATTCAGTAAGTAACTAGCCACGATTCTCTCGGCCCTATAGCTTGATGGGTATGAGTCGATGGCTTCCCGCAGCCTCCCCGAATCAAATAGTTCCCTTGCTTCCTTAGCGGCTTCCGGCTCCTCCTGCCTAGGGGATCCAGCTATCTCGGCAATGGCCTCCTCAAAGCGCCCCTCAATTATTTTCTTCCCAACGATATGGGTATTGGGCCGCCTTGTCCCAAATCTCTGGTACCCAAAGAAGTTGGGGAGACCCCTCTCGCGAATCTCCTCTAGGGTTTCCTGAATAATATCCCAGTTTCCTCCCTTAATCACTATATCGAATTTATTGCCGTATATTGACTTTGAGGTGCATGGCTCATCCATTGTAAATGCATCCAACACNTCGAGGTCATCATCCCTCAAGCCCAGCAAGTCCTGGGGCCTCACGCCGAGGATTGATACTGCCTGGACAGTGACTGCCTTAGCATCTTTCAGTCCAGCATAACTTATCCTGCCTAGAGGCACCTTTAGCCTCAACGATAATCTATCAATCATGGTGAACGTATCTATGCCCCTCTTCCTAACTATGCTCCAAGTCCATTGTCCAGGCCTGGGAACTGGATGTTGATCGGGCAGGATGGAGCCATCGATTAATACCTCTCTTACCTGGAAGTCCTCGAGGGTCTCTCTTATTGATCCACCGCTGCCAGGCGTATTCGTTATATAAACCCGTAATCCAAGCAATTCATCCAGACTAGACGCAGTCTTCACAAGTCTCCCACATGGTAAGGTTTTTAAATGGATATGGATACATATATCAATGCGGTTCTCCAAGGTTGCCCTGGGGGGTACATTCGATTCACTGCACAGCGGGCACATAGTCCTCCTCTTCGAGGCGATGAAGCATGGGGATAAAGTATTGATAGGAGTAACGAGCGACGCCTTTGCCCAGAAGTATAAGCAGTACAAGGTGAGGAATGTGGAGGAGAGGCTAAGGAACCTGGAGATACTGTTAACAAGGGAATTAGGGCTCAAGAGAAGCAGATTCGAATTAAGGGT is a genomic window containing:
- a CDS encoding phosphopantetheine adenylyltransferase; this translates as MSMRFSKVALGGTFDSLHSGHIVLLFEAMKHGDKVLIGVTSDAFAQKYKQYKVRNVEERLRNLEILLTRELGLKRSRFELRVIDDPYGPAISDPELDAIVVSIETYSRSLEINELRISRGLPPLTILIVPIIKDGYG